In one window of Meiothermus sp. DNA:
- a CDS encoding GDCCVxC domain-containing (seleno)protein produces MIPTSTLTCPSCHRQETLTMPTEACQHFYVCSYCGFWMRPKPGDCCVFCSYGDVPCPPKQQEQSCAEGGCSA; encoded by the coding sequence ATGATCCCCACCTCCACCCTTACCTGTCCCTCCTGCCACCGGCAGGAGACCCTGACTATGCCCACCGAGGCCTGCCAGCATTTTTACGTGTGTTCCTACTGCGGCTTCTGGATGCGGCCCAAGCCGGGTGACTGTTGCGTGTTTTGTAGTTACGGCGACGTGCCCTGCCCCCCCAAACAGCAAGAGCAGTCTTGCGCCGAGGGCGGCTGCAGCGCGTGA
- a CDS encoding helix-turn-helix transcriptional regulator: protein MNDELAIARLKALADPARLRLVRLLAELPDEHTVRDPRCGAALGACFCHLQERLGLAAPTVSHHLKVLREAGLIEVVRAGRWSYYRLQPAGLEGLLHDLETLRTSHRLHRLERAR, encoded by the coding sequence GTGAACGATGAACTGGCAATTGCTCGCCTGAAAGCCCTGGCCGACCCAGCACGCTTGCGCCTGGTGCGCCTGCTGGCCGAGTTACCCGACGAGCACACCGTGCGCGACCCCCGCTGCGGTGCAGCTTTGGGGGCTTGCTTCTGTCACTTGCAAGAACGTTTGGGTTTGGCTGCTCCCACGGTAAGCCACCACCTTAAGGTGCTGCGAGAGGCCGGTCTGATTGAAGTGGTAAGGGCTGGGCGCTGGTCGTACTACCGGCTGCAGCCCGCAGGCCTCGAGGGGCTCTTGCACGACCTCGAGACCCTCCGCACCTCCCACCGCTTGCACCGGCTCGAGCGCGCCCGATGA